The Paenibacillus sp. FSL R7-0345 DNA segment CTGATGCTGGTTGCTGCAGGCTGCGGAAACAACAATGCGGTTAACACGGACTCTGGGAATAGCAATGCAGGTACGGACGAAGGTAAATCCTACAAAATTGCCATCTCACAATATGTGGAGCACCCGTCCCTCGACGCTACACGCGACGGCTTCCTTGCTGCACTGAAGGATGCGGGGATTGTTGAAGGAGAGAATCTGACAGTTGACCTGCAGAACGCCCAGGCGGATCAGGCAAACAACCTGTCGATTGCCCAGAAGATTGCCGGCGACAAAAATGATCTCGTACTAGGTATTGCAACGCCTTCTGCCCAAGCTCTTGTGCAGAATGTGAAGGATACACCGATCCTGTTCGCAGCGGTCACAGATCCGCTGGATGCCAAGATTGTCAGCGATCTCGAGAAGCCGGGCGGTAACGTCTCTGGTGCTTCGGATACAAACCCTGAGGCGATTACCCGGCTGATGAACTTTATTGCTACCCAATTCCCTAATGTGAAAAAGCTCGGGCTTGTCATTAATGAAGGTGAACCGAATGCTGTAGTGATGGCGGGAATTGCCAAGGAAGAGCTGGACAAGCACGGGATCGAGCTTGTGAAGGCAGCGATTACCAACACTTCCGAAGTGAAGCAGGCTGCAGAATCTCTGGTTGGCCGGGTAGATGCATTCTACATCACACTGGATAACTCAGTTGTCAGCGGTGTGGATGCAATTATCCAGACGGCAAATGACAATAAGCTGCCATTCTTCTCCGCGGACCGCGATACCGTTGAGAAGGGTGCTTTTGCAACTGTAGGCTTTAAGTACTATGATCATGGTTATCAGGTTGGAGAAATGGCTGCAGATGTACTGAAGAACGGCACGAGCCCTGGCGATATGAAAGTTGCAATGCAGGAGAAGCTGGACTTGATTCTTAACCTCAAAGCAGCAGCTGCCCAAGGCATTGAAGTAACGGATGCCATGAAGGCTGAAGTGGCTGACCAGGCGAACAATATCATTCAATAATAGCCAGACATTATTATGGGGCGATCCCGGACGGGACGCCCCTTGCCGCTTGAAGGAGGAAGTCACCTATGTATAATTCAATGCTCGGCGCCCTGGAAATGGGCCTCTTGTATGCGTTTATGGCTTTAGGGGTATATATTACCTTCCGGATTCTTGATTTTCCGGATTTGACTGTGGATGGAAGCTTTACAACCGGCGGGGCCATTGCCGCTGTTATGATTACAAACGGGGCTGCGCCTTGGCTGGCTACACTATGCGCACTTGCCGGCGGTATGGTAGCCGGGATGTGTACAGGGCTGCTGCACACTAAAGGCAAAATTAACGGGCTGCTGTCAGGAATTCTCATGATGATTGCGCTTTATTCAATCAATCTGCGGATTCTGGGCAAACCGAATGTCTCGCTGATGGGTGAGACTACCTTATTCAGCTCGATTAATCCGCTGCTTGTTATGCCATTTGTAGTGATACTGGTCAAGATTCTAATGGACCTGTTCCTGCGGACAGACCTTGGACTTGCATTGCGGGCAACCGGTGACAACTCACGGATGATCCGCAGCTTCGGGGTCAACACGGATACTACGACAATTCTCGGCATCAGTCTGTCAAACGGCATGGTTGCACTTTCGGGTGCGCTGATTGCCCAGTATTCTACTTTTGCCGATTCTTCTATGGGTATTGGTATGATTGTTATCGGTTTGGCTTCCGTTATTATCGGGGAAGCTATTTTTGGAGCAGGTTCTGTCTTCCGGGCTACTCTGGCTGCGGTACTCGGCTCCATTGTATACCGGATTGTCGTCGCGCTTGCGCTGCGGGTGCCTTGGCTGGAAGCCTCTGACCTGAAGCTGATTACGGCTATCATCGTTATTATTGCCCTGCTGTTCCCTTCCATTCAGCGTTATTTGAAGACGAAGAGCAGCGCACGCAAACGTACAGCCGAGCTAGCAGAGCAGGCTCTGCGCAGGAAGAAAGGGGGAACAGCTAATGCTGAAGCTTGATAATGTCTCCAAGCTGTTCAATCCCGGCACACCGGATGAAAAAATTGCCCTGCTTGGCATTGACCTTGAACTGAAGGCTGGTGATTTCGTTACGATCATCGGCAGCAACGGCGCCGGCAAATCTACGCTGATGAATATTATTTCCGGGGTAATGAAGCCGGATCTGGGCGAAGCGCATATTGAGGGGAGTTCAATCAGCCATCTGCCCGAGTACCAGCGGGCCCGCTGGATCGGCCGGGTCTTCCAGGATCCGATGGCCGGTACAGCCCCGCACATGACGATTGAAGAGAACCTGGCGATGGCCTACAAACGCGGCCAGAGCCGCGGCCTGTCCTTTGGGGTGAATGCGGCAAGACGGACTATCTTCCGTGAACAATTGAGCCGTCTGGGCATCGGTCTTGAGAACCGCCTGCGGGCCAAGGTAGGCCTGCTGTCCGGCGGAGAACGGCAGGCACTCAGCCTGCTGATGGCCACTTTTACGCAGCCGCAGATTCTGCTGCTGGATGAGCATACGGCAGCGCTTGACCCTGCCCGTGCTGATCTGATTACGAAGCTGACAGAAACAATTGTACGTGAGATGAAGCTGACGACACTGATGGTTACCCATAATATGGAGCAGGCGATCCGTCTCGGTAACCGGCTCATTATGATGGATAAGGGCTCCATTATCCTGGACATCGATGAAACGCGTAAAAAGGACCTTACTGTTGAACGCCTGCTGGGCGAATTCGAAGCCATCAGCGGCCATAAGCTGGCGGATGACCGGATGATGCTGGGCTAAGGAACTACTTCCGGTAATCGGGCTAAAGACAGGAGCACAGCTAAGCAATAAACTGTGTTCCTGTCTTTTTTGTTGTGGCTGTATTGACAGTAGCGGAAATTGAAATACACTTGGAAGGTGCCTAATGGGTAAGACTTAAAAGGAGGCGTTACAATGGCAACTTTAACTAACCGGACAGAACTAAGAGGAATAATGCCTGATCGTCCATAAACTGCATAGTTCCCTCTAAAATGAGGTTATCCTTAATGCAGCACCTTATCTACAAAATGACAGATTACAGTGACGCTCAGCTTGAGCTGGTCCGCAGCCTGGAACAAATATGTAAAACAGCGGACAGCTCCAGTCTGCGGGTAGGCATTGAAAGCCTGAAGGAAGCTGGTGGTGATGAAGCCTATCTTTACCTGAGCGGCGGCCGGTTAACCGGATTTCTCAGCTGGTATACTTCAGACGGTATAGAAGCCAATCTTAATGCTATGGTTCATCCGGACTTCCGGAAACAGGGGATTTTCCGCAGCCTCTTGCAGGAAGCCGTGAAGGATATGCGCAAGCAGAGGCTGTCCACCTGCCGTATTCGGGTTCCCGCCGACTCTGAGCCGGGAATTCAGGCTGTGCGTATGTTAGGCGCAGATTTTGCCGCTGCCCAGTACACCATGATGTTAAACAACGGGAAGGCAGCTGCATTACACCAGTGCATCCATCAAACCCGGGATGTGGTCATCCGCCGGGCAGAGGCACTGGATTCAGAATTCATGGTAGCTTGCCTGTCGCAGGCCTTTGGTGATTCTGCGGAATGGACGCGCAGCTATCTGAAGCGTACCGCAACTCCGGACCGGGTGACCTATATTGCTGAGACAGGCGTTGGACCAGCGGGGATGCTCCGGATTCACTATCCGGGTCATTCGCTGGCCGTTATCCATGATTTTTGTGTTGTGCCTGATCAGCAGGGCAGGGGGATTGGCAGAAAGATTTTAGCCGCGGCCGTCGATCTCCTTTCACCGCAAGAAGGATTGAAGATTCGTCTAAGCGTAGTGACCGGAAACATCCAGGCTTTAAAGCTATATCAGAACACCGGCTTTGAAATAACGGCTGAGTCGCATTACTATGTAAGCCCCTTAAGCCGGTTAAGCTAGATAACAAAAATGGACCGCTGCAGATTATATTCTGCGCGGTCCATTTTGTGCTGCGTATAATCTCCATTTTCACACTCAGACCGCTGCCAGCGCCTCTTTAAGCTGGGCAAGGTGGCGCTCTTCATGAATGCCGACAAAATCAACCCACTGCGCCACATCCATAATTCCGAATACAGGATGCGGATACACCTTCCGGCTCCATACATCCCTGTCACTCTGGGCCAGCACCGCTTCCAGCGCTGCACGGGACTGGTCCAGCCGCGCCCGGACATCGCCAAGCGGAATGAATTCCTCAGTAGGTACCAGATGGGCCGGGGCATCAATAAACCGGGAGCGGTCAAGCGTCAGCTGATAAGGCTTCGGCTCAGTGGTTGTGTCGCTGTCAGCCGAGAGTGCCTGCATAATACCCGCGGTAATAGCTTTTTCCATTAGATAAAGATGCTCCATGACCTGCACAGCTGACCATTTGCCCTCAGCAGGCTTCTGATTCAGCGTTTCTGATGACAGGCCGGATACAGCCTCATAAATCTGCTCACGGATGTCTTCGTTATGTGTCTTCATATCACCAGTCTCCTCTGCATGCGTTTAAGTGTGAATGTCATTACAGATTGTTGCTGCTATTTCTAATGTTATCCACGTTAATGTCGGAAGTCAAAATCTCAAGAGCGCGGTTCATTTTATTGAATGCGAGGTAAAGGTTAGGGAAAGAACAACAACAGGAGGGAACATAACGATGGCAGAACTTAAATTAGCAGGCAAAGTAGCAGTTGTAACCGGCGGCGGTTCCGGTATAGGCAAGGCGTCTGTTCTGGAATTCGCCAGAAACGGAGCCAAGGTGATCCTGCTGGACCGTACCCTTGATAATGCTGAAAAAGTGAAGCGTCAGGTAGAGCAGGCGGGCGGTGAGGCGCATGTCATCGAGTGTGATATTGAACAGCCTCAGCAGGTGAAGGAAGCCATCAATCAGGCTGCGGCCAAGTGGGGCCGGCTGGATATTGTATTTGCAAATGCCGGAATTAACGGAGCAATGGCCCCGATTGAAACGATGGAGATAGAGGACTGGGATCAGACCATTCACATCAACTTGCGGGGGACATTTGCAACGGTCAAATACGCGATACCGCATCTCAAGGAGAAGGGCGGCAGCATTCTGATTAACAGCTCGATTAACGGTAACCGTGTCTTTTCCAATATCGGGTTCTCAGCTTACAGCACCACCAAGGCGGGGCAGGTCGCTTTTATGAAAATGGCGGCGCTTGAGCTGGCCCAGTACAATATCAGGGTCAACGCCATCTGTCCTGGTGCGATCACTACCAATATCGATGACAATACCTACCCTTCTGAGGATCTCCAGGAAGTGCAGATCCAGGTCGAGTTCCCGGATGGCGATCAGCCGCTTGAGGAAGCGCCGGGACGTCCGGATCAGGTAGCCAAGCTGGCCCTGTTCCTTGCTTCCAATGATTCCGATCATATTACAGGTACAGAAATTTATTGTGACGGTGCAGAATCCCTGCTGCATGGGTAGTCCATTCTAAACGGGAATAGCCCTGCATAAGCATTTAAAGAATAGTTCCTCCTTCCGAAGAAACGGATTCCATCAGCGGCACAGCTGCAGCAGCCTCTCACGGGTTAATGCAGTATGCGGCAGAGCGGCATGCGTTTCTTCTTTATTTTAATTTCCTCTTTATTTTAAATTGTATCAAGCCTGGCCGCCGTTTTGAGGTATACTGATTCTATCTGTTTTTTAGAGGAGGAGCCATGAGTATTGATCTTCATACTGAATCGATTGTAAAACTGCTGGTAGCCATGCTGTTCGGGCTGTTCATCGGCATCGACCGGCAATTAAAGCAGAAACCGCTGGGGATCCGGACCAGCATGGTTATCAGCATCGCAAGCTGTCTGGTGACGCTTGTCTCCATTCATGCCTACGACAAGTTTGGCGGGGCAGAACATCCTACGATGGACCCGATGCGTCTGGCGGCACAGATTGTCAGCGGGATCGGTTTCCTGGGGGCCGGTGTTATTTTGCGCAGGGGCGGAGATGCCATTTCGGGTCTGACCTCAGCGGCGCTGATCTGGACTGCCTCAGGGATCGGAATTGCGGTAGGCGCAGGCTTTTATCTGGAAGCGGGGTATGCGGTAGTGCTGCTTATGTTCGCTGTTAACGCAGTTCCGCTGCTGATCAAGGCGATTGGCCCTGAGGTGCTTAACAAGCATGAAATCTCCGTCAAAATCATCATGGAGCCCAACTACGTGCTGACAGAGGTTATCCAGAAGATTGAGGGGCGGCCAATGACAGAACAGCGTAAAACACGTAAACCGGGCCGGTCCATCCGCCGGATGAAAATCAAGGATCTGGATGACGGCAGACAGCTGATTGATATGGTTTTGTCCGCGCCTGACCATGATTATGCGACAGAAATCTACTATGATGTGAAAAAAATAGAACATGTCATGAGCGTCGAAGTGGAACAATTGTAAAAATGCCATGTTACCGCTTCCGCAGATGTGTTAATCTATTTAAGAGAGTCATTTTGAGAATATGGAAGGGAGAAGAAATTTACGATGTCGATTACTGCATATGAAGGACAATTTGAAGGTGAAGCTGCGGTCTGGCTGAAGGCCGGACGTTATGAGGCGGCCATTCTGCCGCACATCGGGGGCAACCTGATCTGCTTCCGCGATACTGAGAACGGATACCGCTTCCTGCATGAGCCCGCTGCTGAGGAAATGGAGGCTTTTAAAGCCAGTCCCGGGATTCACGGCATTCCGGTGCTGTTCCCTCCAAACCGTTATGAGGACGGGGAATTTCCGTTTAACGGCCAGACGTATCACCTTCCGGTGAATGAGACGGCGACCGGCAACCATCTGCATGGGTTTTTACATACTTCTGCCTGGGAAGTGGAGGAATTCGGCAGCGGTAAAAGCGAAAGCTTTGTCACAGTAGCCATCAAGGTGGATGAGGACCATCCTTCCTATCAATATCTGCCGTTCAAATATACCGTTAAGCTGCGCTATACGCTGGGTGAGGGCGGATTATCCAAGCAGCTGCTGGTGCACAATGACGGTGAAGAGCTGATGCCGTGTCTGCTGGCGTTCCATACTGCCATTAATGCACCGTTTGCACCGGGCAGTACACCGCAGGATTACAAAGTGAAGCTGACCATTGGTGAACGCTGGGAGCTTAACGAGCGTATGCTGCCTACGGGTGCTTATCAGGAGCTGACCGCGGACGAAATTGCCCTGCGTGATGAAGGTTTGTATCCGTTCTATGCGTCAATGGACAATCACTATACTGCAGTGGCCCAGAATGGCCGTAACCGGATGGAACTCACAGACAGCAAATCCGGGGTAACCCTGGTTTATGATGTTGGAACATCGTACAAGCAGTGGATGATCTGGAACAACGGGGCGACCGAAGGCTTCTTTTGCCCTGAACCGCAGATTAACCTAGTTAATGCGCCTAAGGTTGATCTTCCGGCTGATCAAATCGGCCTGTTCAGCCTGGCACCGGGTGAGTTCTGGGAAGAGACCAGCCGTCTGTATGTAAAATAGTACGGTCAAGCTTGGCTGGCCTTGCGTGTTGAAATGTTTAAAATAGGGCGGGATGCAGCCAAGGTGCTGCTTCCCGCTTTTTTGCTTGTATAAAAAAGTATATCCCCGGCAGACAGAGGTCAAGAATAGGAGCAGCGGCGCAAAAGGCTGGCCAAAATTTAATCCTGCTTTAAGGAAAATGGCGTATACTACACGTTTAGTATAGTTAGGAGTGATTATTTTGCGCCACACGCTGTTGTCCCGGAGAGTCTTCCTGCTGGCTGCCGGCCTGCTTTTTACCGGCTTTCTGCTAAATTCCTGCCTGCAGACCGCCTCATTTGGTCTGGATTTCCAGCGCATGTTCGGCTGGATTTCCCAGTATCCGCTGCTGTATATAACCGGCAGCCTCTTTTTCTTCTTTCTGCTGCTTGCAGCTCTGGTCATTCTGCCCAATATGTACATCGGGCCCGGAATCATTATACTGCTTGTTGCTATAACGGCTACTGCAGATTATAAAAAGCTGGCGACGACCGGGGAGCCGCTGTTTCCCTGGGATCTGCTGCTGCTTAAAAATGCGGCAGATATGCGCACTATTACAAAAGGCATGATCTCGCCGCTGATGCTGGCAGCAGCCGTGTTATCCGCTGCTGTGCTGATCTGGCTGCTGCGGAGGCTGCCGGTGCTGAAGCTGCGCCTGCCGCTTAGGTTTCTGCTGGGCTCAGCATCCATCCTTATGCTGGCCGGATTTATCAGTATGGTCGGCGGGCAGAGCTCACTTGCGTCCTCGCTGAAATACCAGAATGTATTCTGGAACCAGAAGGTGAATTATACACAGAACGGTTTTCTGTACGCTTTTACCGGTAATCTGAAGCAGAATCTGATGGAGCAGCCGGAAGGGTACAGCCGTCAGGCAATTAAAGAAATTGCCGCCAGGTACAGTGAACAGCCGGCTGCCGTGCGTGCGTCTGCTGCCGGGGAGCAGCCCAATATTCTGTTCATGATGGATGAAGCCTTCTTTGACCTTACCCGGCTGGAAGGGCTTGCTTTCAGTGAAGATCCGCTCAGCTTCATTCATGCGGCGGAGTCTAAAGTACCGTCGGGGTATCTGCTCTCACCGGAATTTGGCGGAAACACGGCCAACGTGGAGTTTGAAGCGCTGACCGGGTTGTCCATGTACTTTTTGAATGACGGGTCTATACCCTATCAGCAGCGGCTGGTCAAAATGTCCTCAATGCCGTCCATCGTCAGCATTCTGAAGGAGCGGGGGTACAAGGCGGAAGCGCTGCATCCTTTTGATGCAACCTTTTATAACCGCAACCGTGTGTATCCTGTGCTTGGCTTCGATTCCTTTACCAGCGAAAAGGATCTGGGTGACAGCGGCCGGATCACCCCTGACGGTTATATCTCCGACAAGTTCGCCGTACAGGAGGCGGTGCGCCGGCTAAAGTCAGCAGCAGACCCGCTGTTTCTTCATCTGGTAACGATGCAGAACCATTTTCCGTTCACCAAAGGGCTGAACGGGCCGAATACGATTAGTGTCAGCGGAGTTCAGGCCGGATATAAAGATGAAATCGAAACCTATGCCCAGAATGCCAGGCTTACAGACGAAGCGCTGGCCGACCTGCAGCAGGAGCTGCTTACGATAGAGCGGCCGACAATCGCCGTATTTTGGGGTGACCATCTGCCGGCGCTGTCGGCAGGAATTTATACGGATGCGGGCTGGGACGGTGAGCCCAGGCTGAAGCATGAGACCAAGCTGATGGTGCTGGCCAACTTTGATATCGGAGCCGATCCGCTCGGAACACTCAGCCCGGCGTTTCTGGGACCGGAGGTATTCCGGCTGTCCGGAATGTCTCTGCCACCGTATTATAAGCTGCTGGAACAAGTCCAAAATGAGATTCCCGGCCTCAGCAAAGCTGTCCTGCTCGGCAGCTCCGGTCCGTTTAGCGGGCTGACCCCGAAACAGCAGGGACTGCTGGACGATTACCGCCTTGTGGAATATGACCTGCTGGAAGGCGAGAACTATTCGGCAGGCCTGTTGTTCTGATCTGTACCTTCATGCCGTCTTCGCATCTGCGGAGGCGGCTCTCTTTTTATATAGGCTCCTAAATAGAAGGAAAACGGATGCATGCTGTGGAAATAATAGACAGGCTTGCGCTGTCCGGCAAAGCATTGGATAATAGCACTCAAAGAACTTTAACTGGAGGCCGGAGCTGAGATGCAGATTATTGCAATGCTGACGATGCTGATTGACCACATGGGCTACATCTTTTTCCCGGATGAGATGGGCTGGAGAATCATTGGAAGAATCGCTTTTCCGATTTACTGCTACGGGCTTGTGCAGGGGCATATACATACTAAGTCGAGACCCAGATACCTTATGCGGCTGCTGCTGATTGCGGTAATTGCCCAGGTGCCGTACAATATGGCGCTTGACCCCGGCGGCTGGAATGTTGTCTTTACGCTGCTGCTCTCGGCCATTGTCCTGCTCATACTGGATAAGCTGCCGTCCATCTGGCTGGGCATCCCGGTTGTGCTGATTGCTATTTATGTAATGGATGTTCTGCCGCTTGACTACAATGCTTACGGTCTGATCCTGGTTCTGATCTTCCGTTATACACGGTCGTATTATATGATTCTGGCACACTTTGTGCTGAATGCCTTTTACCTGTTCTACAGCGGCTGGTTTGTCCAGCTGTTCAGTATTGTACCGACTATCCTGATTGCCGTATTTCCGGCTGCATGGGCCTTTCTTGAAAAAAGAAGGCTGCCCCGCTGGGCTTGGTGGTCTTTTTATCCGGCTCACCTGGCGGTGCTGGCGGTAATGAAGATTATCCTTTACCAGGATTGGGTAAATATTGAATGGAAAACTTTGTTTATGCTGTAGCCTTAATTCAAGTCCTTCCTCTTTTGAGTTGATGGATAGATGTACAAATAACCGAAAAGGAGTCATGCTATGAGGAGATTGAAGAAGGGGACTAAATGGCTGCTGCCGGTACTTGCAATGCTGCTGATTCTGGCAGGTTGTCAGACGGTTGGAGGGCTGGATGTAAACAAGGCACTACTGGGGGATCTTGATGTCAAATCTGTGGAATCCAGTACAACCTTATCCTTAAAGGCGGTTCCGGCTGACGGAATCAGTGCTGAGGATCTGGAAATGGTCGAACTTATCAATTCTTTTTCTGTTAATGTCGCTCATGTTAAGCTGCAGGACAACGGAAATCTTTCCGCAGCCGGCTCGGTGACCTACAAACAGGCAACTGTACCGTTCACCCTGTCGATGGATCAGCAAGCCGTTGTATTTAATGCAGAGGGAGCTAAACAGCCATTCTACTTCCCGCTTGAGAATTATGAGGCTTCCCTGGGTGTAGAAGGGCTCGATGAGAGCAAGCTGCAGGATATCTCCAGGCTTGTTAGCGAATTTGTGGTTAAAAACCTGCCTAACCCTGCTGCAATCAGCGCTACCTCTGTTAGTGAAACTGTGTATGGCCAGCAGCTTAACCTGACGAAGCTACATACCGAAATTACAGGCGAAGAACTGCCTGCCCTGGTGAAGAGCTTCCTCAAATCCGTTTCGAAGGATACTGAAGGCTTCACAGCTTTGATTGGCGGTCTATATGACTATCTGTATCCGCTTCTGACTGCTGCCGGAGCTGATGATGAGCTGGATATGCTTGGCTTCGGCGACATTCCGCTGGAGGATAAGGAAGGCGTTGTAACCGTGGCCCATGATGCTGCCAAGCTGGCAGTGGATGCGCTGCTGCTTGTTTACGACAAACAGCTTGAGAGTCTTTATGAGACTACACCTGAGCTGGCTACGGTTCTGAGCAAGGATACCAAGCTGCAGGTAGATCTGTTTGTAGACAGCGGCTTCCATGTCCGCAAGCAGAATATTGACCTTACCGTTGCTTTGCCAACCAGTGAGGATCTGCCGCTGAAGAGCATTTCCGTACAGTCGGAGAGCCAGACCTGGAACGTGAACGGACCGGTTACTGCAGACCTGATCAGCAAGGAAGGCGCTCTTGATCTGAGCAGCACCGAGCTGACTCCGGGTGAAACGCTGCGTAATTTCGAGCCGGGCTCAACCGTCTACAATGTACTTAAGGATGACTTTAACATCACCGCCAAAACCTTAATGATTGAACCGTACGATGATGATTATTATTATCCTGTAAATATTGGCGGCACAACCTGGGTACCGCTGCGTTATGTAGCAGAAGATCTTGATGCCCAAGTGAAGTGGGATGGTGCAACCAAGTCCATCACAGTAACTGACGATGTCTACGGCGATTCAATTGTATTCAAAATTGGTTCCGATCAGGCACTCGTGAACGGGACGGCTGTGAAGCTGCCGCTTCCGGTGTTTGTGGATGAATACGGGGATGCTAATGTACCGCTCCGTGTACTGGCCGAAGGGCTGCATGCGAAAGTAGAGAAGGACGAGGAAGGCTATATCTGGATCGAACGTCCTTAATCTGCGGTAAAAGTTTAATTGTAACTATGAAAGCCGGAGTTCCCTGAATGGGGGCTCCGGCTTTTTGCTGCAGCAAAGCTGCCTACTGGGTGGTAAGGGTCACTTCAAGCGCTATATTGCTCTGTTCCTTGGGCCTTAGCATGCTGCTGATGTATCCGGACATAAAGCCTTCCTTCTGGCTTAGCCATAGCTGATAACCGGGCATCGCCTTAATAGCTTCAGCGTCATGGCCGGCTGTACCGGCAAAATATTTAACATTCAGCGCCGACATCATTTGGGCCATGGATTGCTTGTCGGCTTCACTGAAGCTGCTGTCCTGCAGATTCTTCATCGCTTTGTTGTAAGAGCTTTCGGCGAACGACTGCTCGGCATATTCTTTAAAGCTTAGCAGGTTGGGGTCCGTAATTCCATTGTCAGCGGCCCATTGCCCGACATTAACGGAAGCTGTATTATAGGTGACTTTGCGGGACTGCGGATCATAGGTCATTGCGCCATACTGGTGCGGGTTGACGGCAAGAGCGCTGGTGGCAATATCATAAACCGGAAGAGCATCTGCATCGGCCGCCGCCTGGCCCGCAGCAGGATCACGGCGGATATCCTGCATATGGATATGTCCGGATAAGACCAGATTAAGGCTCTCCCGGCGCAATGCGGCCAGTGTCTCCTGGCTGTTATTCAGCTTGAAGCCGGATACAGACATGGAAGTGTGGCTCAGCAGGTTATGGTGCATCACTGTGATAATGGAGGCATTCTGCTTGGCAGCAAGCTCTACACAATCATTCATCCAGGATAAGGTTGCCGGCAGAATCCGCCCGTCCGTCTGCGGGAATCCGTACTT contains these protein-coding regions:
- a CDS encoding metallophosphoesterase — its product is MPEAAAVNADASLNDALPVSFWVATDTHYLDKALQDGGTAFQSYVSSGDGKMLPYSDELMEALVHDTELKQPKFLILSGDLTNNGEASSHKELAAKLKRIEAHGTSVYVIPGNHDLFNPWARSFKDDKQIVTDHITSQDFTELYADYGYDEAISRDTNSLSYVANAAPGLWLLMIDSSQYINNEKYGFPQTDGRILPATLSWMNDCVELAAKQNASIITVMHHNLLSHTSMSVSGFKLNNSQETLAALRRESLNLVLSGHIHMQDIRRDPAAGQAAADADALPVYDIATSALAVNPHQYGAMTYDPQSRKVTYNTASVNVGQWAADNGITDPNLLSFKEYAEQSFAESSYNKAMKNLQDSSFSEADKQSMAQMMSALNVKYFAGTAGHDAEAIKAMPGYQLWLSQKEGFMSGYISSMLRPKEQSNIALEVTLTTQ
- a CDS encoding TraX family protein; this translates as MQIIAMLTMLIDHMGYIFFPDEMGWRIIGRIAFPIYCYGLVQGHIHTKSRPRYLMRLLLIAVIAQVPYNMALDPGGWNVVFTLLLSAIVLLILDKLPSIWLGIPVVLIAIYVMDVLPLDYNAYGLILVLIFRYTRSYYMILAHFVLNAFYLFYSGWFVQLFSIVPTILIAVFPAAWAFLEKRRLPRWAWWSFYPAHLAVLAVMKIILYQDWVNIEWKTLFML
- a CDS encoding copper amine oxidase N-terminal domain-containing protein, with protein sequence MRRLKKGTKWLLPVLAMLLILAGCQTVGGLDVNKALLGDLDVKSVESSTTLSLKAVPADGISAEDLEMVELINSFSVNVAHVKLQDNGNLSAAGSVTYKQATVPFTLSMDQQAVVFNAEGAKQPFYFPLENYEASLGVEGLDESKLQDISRLVSEFVVKNLPNPAAISATSVSETVYGQQLNLTKLHTEITGEELPALVKSFLKSVSKDTEGFTALIGGLYDYLYPLLTAAGADDELDMLGFGDIPLEDKEGVVTVAHDAAKLAVDALLLVYDKQLESLYETTPELATVLSKDTKLQVDLFVDSGFHVRKQNIDLTVALPTSEDLPLKSISVQSESQTWNVNGPVTADLISKEGALDLSSTELTPGETLRNFEPGSTVYNVLKDDFNITAKTLMIEPYDDDYYYPVNIGGTTWVPLRYVAEDLDAQVKWDGATKSITVTDDVYGDSIVFKIGSDQALVNGTAVKLPLPVFVDEYGDANVPLRVLAEGLHAKVEKDEEGYIWIERP